The following nucleotide sequence is from Coffea eugenioides isolate CCC68of chromosome 3, Ceug_1.0, whole genome shotgun sequence.
CGTTCAAAAATATCCAGCACACTGCCTTGGACTCAGAGATCAGATGCTCGTAGTTTGGAAAATCTTAGCCTACTTTTTGATGATGAGACGTTGACTGTTGAGGGGCTGGCAGTAGATGAAAGTTTGCTCGTCAAATGGATGACAAGTACTGAGcagctatcttttttttttttctttttaatcataTATTGAGAATTGGGTACAATTTCTTGTATAAACGAGTGAACTTGAATATTTATAatttgtttactattatttttaagaatttttataaaaaatatatgtatattgtaataatttgatatatgtaaaataaaaaaatgattgagaaGTACGTtcacaaaaattataaaaaattttctgcgaaaaatcacaattcaaacaagGCCTAATATTTAATAGCATTCGATCTAATCCCATGTAATTAAAATTTTGATATGTTTATAGCTCTTTTGCTTTAAGTGTAAAGGAAGTAGGAGCAATTTGAGACGAGTAGTGTATCAAATTTCACAAGCGTAGCGTTTCTCAACTAATACAGGCAAAGCAGTGCAAGTACCCGTCCATGCATGCTGCACTTTTGGTAGGtgcttttgttgttgtttaaccAAAATGATAATGCTATCATTTGCATAAGAgctaacccaaaaaaatatatatatttttttaaaaaacaaacaaagaGTCAAGAAATTCTTGGGGGAGTTGGTCTTCCATGTAGCAGCCTTCTCTTGACAAAAGATAATTGGGTTTGCAAAATATGATTGAATGCGTGATGAATCAGAATTCTCAACTTCTTGGTTGCTATTACAAACTACAATCATGGTTGAATCGAAATTACACGAAGTTTGCTGACAAACTTAATGCTAAGAATGTACAGCCAATCTCTTTGagaactttaaaaattcattacagAATTGTTACTCTACTGATAAGACTGTGGGATGGGCAGTTAATTTGAAATTCTGACGTACTTTATGGAAATTAGCAGAGTCATATACACTGCTAGtgtagttttaaaaattatagaTAACTGTTtaagataagaaaaaaaaacaattgaaGTTGCAACAAAAGAAATTGTCTGGAATTGTTTGAAAgacaagtttgtctgctacaattttttaaaaaattttaactacaatagtttcaaaaaaaatttcaaagtttgtaaactatacacttcaaaatattaaaaaaaaaaaaacacacttcaaaaattttttaaaaaacttctacagtaaagttttagacaagtACCTAGGGTTGTCAACGGgtcggaattcattattccgaaCCCGGACCCGAACTACTATACCGGATCAGGATCCGACCCGTTTAtccgacgggtcttttattctatgttccggatccaGATCCGGCGGGTCCCCGGATCCGAgtcgggtctacccgaacaaatttagcaaaatttataatttctaataaaaatgagaaaaaaatatatttgtaaactaatttctaactaatgcaaagaaaaaaccaaataagaaaagaaatcaaattgatttttattcaaatacatcaccctaatcaaattatattgataaatataattttttaaattattaattcatttatattcggatccgggtctaatacgggccggaatactatattccgtatccgacccgttttttttgtttgacaaaacggatccgaaaaacggaattaaatccctactcatacccgcaataatttcacggatctGATCCGGATCTAGACCCGAtccgttgacaggcctacaaGTACCCAAAAAAACTCATGTGCCAAACTGGACCATAGAATCTGAAActacatttatttattttttttatcgaaACATCGATTTGTGTGAACATAGGGAATACCAACTGCCCCTTTGCTCCAATCCGACCGTTTATTGCTTCATCATTGCTCATACATATTGGTGCAGTTAATAAATATACATCACTTTTTCAGTTGTGCGTTTGAATTCTctcgaaatttttttattaaaaaaatttatttctatcactgggaaaaaaaattactgCTAATCTTTTGCTTGGGGAAATAAAGCACATCATTAACTGCACTACCATTGTTAAATTGAATgatgaagaatttttttttttaatggaagTAGGAGGTAATGCTAACATACGATCAGCACACCAAATGTGTCGTTTAGCATCCAGTAACGTGACGACGAGTATGATTTATGATTTGTCTGATGTTTGACTGTCTCAAGCTTTCTAAAATGTCTGATGTGGCATCTGCTTCCCGCAAAAACCGTTGCGTGTGGATTGAAAACTTCGAAAAACATGACAACTCCAGTGTGACGCGCGAAACATGGTCGTGATGAGCACCTTCCCATTCCGAGAGATTTATAATataggaaaaatcgttcaaaacattCTTTGCATTTTGTGAGGGATGTTTTGAAcgattatttttataatttatatgtGACTTTATTGGAAAGTCTAATTGTAAATTCACATGGATCGAGtagtatttattttatttttgtaatatCAGAGGAAAATTACTTTGTTAAAATATTTGAGAACAGTTTTATTTGAACAACCGTAAAACATTAAAGAAAGTTATAGTATTTATTCCACACacatattataaaaatatattagtGATACGTATAATTTGTACTTATTGAATACGAAAGGGAAAAAATCTTAGCCAGCTTATAAATCTAAATGCAAAATGAGTAAACAAATGATGTTTGATGTTGCATCCCTTTTGTGCTTGTTTAATTAGCTTGATTACGTCAAATGAACCGTTTAAAGAGGATAAAATGACGACAATGTTGAAGTTACTATTGATGACCTCGTTTAATagaatgagaaaaaaaaaatgcttcatATGAAATTTTGACCACGTACTTACTTGCAACCATTTTAATAATATAATATAGTGCTAAAAGTTCGCAAATTAGTTGCAAAATTATACATTTAATATAATATAGTACTAAAAATTTGTATAAAAAGTCCTAAAAGAACAATCTTAATTTTATCCCAAATACGAGTACAAGCTTATAAAGTTTAACAGATCGATTAAGAATCTGCAAGTACTAATCGGATTTTCTGTTTATCAAGGAGGAAAGacggccttgtttggattgcagttTTCTGTCGGAAAATTatgtcgttttccgtgatcatatttttctattaccttttttccttacatatatcaaatcgctacagtaatttttttataaaaaatcatgaaaaatacaatccaaacacaacctaagTGTTGCAagattgaacgtttagaatcaAACTATACAGCCAAATTGCATCAGAAAAAGCTAGGCCTGTCAATCGGGTCTAATGAGCCGGGTTTTGATGAGCCGGGCTTTGATGAGTTCAAGCTcaactcatttaatttgaaTCATTTTCGGGATTCGGGCTATGAGTTTCGGGTTCGTAAATGTGAAGCTCATActcaactcacataatattcGGGTTGTGAGCCTTAATCGGGTTTAGCCCAATCTTacttattactccttaattttcttaatataattactataactattgagttgtaaaactaatttaacatttacaagactataatattaaaactaaacatgaacaaataatagttcttaaaacgtatataaaccaaaaatttttcaacaaatttatatttaatccattcaaaatgcatgaaaaatagtaataaaacatgcgatcataagccaatacatctttaaaagttaaaacttttttttataatcttgtgatttaaatccaaatatgcttgatgatttttgtgtttgtagacaaaaaaaaaatcaaccaatattatgccaatactaaaatttactcaaccaataagaaaaattagagatttagttatgcattaccaatattggctctcaagaaagTTCATGAAAGagtttttagatgtatttttgtgttttgtaatttatgtatatatttagtatttagtaataatatatttggatatataattatacataatatcaaaatataaatattatatatataggtaattaaaAGGCCGGACCTATATCGGGTTTAAGCCTAATAAGGCCCAAACTCGACTCACATTTAATTCGGGCCTATTTTTAGGCTCAGATTCAGACCGGCTCACTAAATGATCGGGCTCATCGGGCTTTTTGTCGGGTCGAGCGAGCCGAGTTCGGGTTGGCCCAGTCCCATTGACAGTACTAGAAAAagccaaaaaggagaaaaagaggcACGGAATCCAAAAAATCTCAGCAGACTTTGTACCTCAATTTCCAAAACCGAGAGTGGACATATCTATTTAGAAGGAAAAATCTAAAAAGTGCCCCATCTAAATGTAgtaataaaaagaaaatcttaATCATATCATTATCTACAATGTATACCGAGGTATATCTTACAATCGCCCCTTACGTCACACGACTCCTCCTCGCCTTGCTTTCTCAATAAATACGCTGCGTTTTGCTTGCTTCCGAGTTAGGATAACAGACGATCCATCATCCCAAGCCCAAATATCAGCtgaacaaaattttcaattttttgagcTTTCTTTATTGTAaaagatttgttttccttttttggttgAACAAAAAGAAGACAAGATGAGCAGCAGAAACCCAAAGGGAAGAACAACAATTGAGGTTGGAGCTGATGGGGTTGCTGTGATCACCATCTTTAATCCTCCTGTCAATTCTCTTTCTTTGGATGGTACTAGAAATTCGCTACCTGTTAATTTTAGATCTCAGCgtctcatttgcatttcttctttttctttttttccaattttggtgCGAGTTGTTGGAAATCATGTCCAACTCACCTCCCAAGATTGTGACTTTATTATGTTTGTGATTTATTTTTTGGGTTATCCCTGAATTTGGACTTGCTTATTGCAGGAGAGTTTTTAATTTGTTGCTCTCTTTGTGTTGTTGTATTGTGGCGGTGATTTGAACTTCTTATCGGTTTATGATCATGAACAGTCACGCTTGTTTGGATAAAATAAGAACTTCGTCATTGACTTTAGCAAAGAAGTTTGATGGAAATGTGAGGAATTTTTTAGCTCATTTAAGATGACCACTGGATTATGGTAGATTGCTTGGAGCTAAGAGGTCATACTGGATAGGAATGGCAGAAGGATAGTGCACTTGTAGAGGCATAGTTTGTAGGGAGTTGTATCTGACATTAGCTTTATTTTACTCCTTTAGGAGAGTAGATTTTTGCAACGTAATGTTTCAAATTCAAGACTAAAAATTTAATGAGAGAAGAAGGAGAACTCGCAAATAAGGGAGATCCTTCTGCCAGGACGCCAGCATACAAATATCAAGAGATGGGCTGCCAATCAATCTGTAACTCGTGGAATACAGTGTTTAAACATACCAATGCAAGAAGCCGACGAGAAAAGAGTCGGACAACTCCCTTCCTTCAGCATTCTAAAAGCTATATATTGAATATGCATGGAGCATAACTTTCTTGCTTCCCAACGCTGGAAGTCATTTAGGTGGTCTCTATTTCGCTGTCCTTAAGTTGGGGCAACTCAGGATAATCACAGAGACTCTTTTATGTGGAGATGTGAAGAGAGTTCACCACGTCCTTACTTTGAATTGCATTCAGTTAATCTTCTGTGTCTTTGGCTTCATCTTATGGGTGTTTTTTGTAAGAGATTGCGTAAAAGCATGCCCAGAGATGTTTAATGTATGCTCAGCATACGCTAAAAGAATATGGGCGTCAGTTTGTCTTCTCTTCTACTAGGCtttagtttttcaattttctgttCAAATAGAAGCAAGCTTCTAAATCATACTTTCTGTCATTTCAGTGTTAAACAGCTTAAAAGAGAGTTACGAACAAGCTTTGCGGAGAGATGATGTGAAGGCAATTGTTGTCACAGGTAAAGGGTGAGGCATATGATAGTTGAGGAGTGTGGATTAGTCGTGTATGAAGCTAATCTTTTTATGCTTGAGCAGGCTCAAATGGAAAATTCTCGGGGGGCTTTGACATCACAGCTTTCGGTGGAATTCAAGAGGGAAAATGTATGTTctaatgtatatatatttgtgaCTGTTATTGAGGGTGCATCACTTATTCTTTGCTAATATCATTTTGTGTCAATTTCAGTCCCTGCGCCAAAACCTGGTTTCGTGTCAATTGAGATCCTCAGTGATACTGTGGATGGTCAGTTCTGGATTTATTTTCTTCATTCAGGACATACATAGCAATTTACACTGAGTATTAATGAAATCTCCATCCTTTCAGCTGCGAGAAAGCCCTCTGTGGCTGCTATTGATGGCCTCGCCTTAGGCGGAGGGTTAGAAGTTGCAATGGTATGTCCTTCAACTCATTGTGGTTCGAGAAATTTTATGTCAGATTGGCATGTGCTGATTTATGATTTATCTGTCCGTCAGGCTTGCCATGCACGTATATCAACTTCAAATGCTCAATTAGGATTACCGGAGCTGCAGCTTGGTATACTTCCTGGGTTTGGAGGTACAACCAAACTTTTGAGCAAATTAAAAGGGTCTGCTTTTGTGGCAGCTCTAGAATTAGTAAAACTCCAACTTAGGGTAAAAAGCAGGTGCATGCAAATTTGCTCTATTATCAGCATATTGCAGTATTTGCTGTTTTGGCCATAATATCTTAGGTCACAGAGTCGTGATCTTATGATTTCAGGTTTACAAGATGTAGTGAGCAATATGAACATCATGAGCTGTCCTGTAATAAAACCAGTTTTCAGAAAAAAGTGGGCCTCTTCTTGTTATAAGCTTTGAAcctgatttcttacaaaatgctgttttttcttttcattggtAATAGTTATTGTTAGCAGTAGTGCTTGATCCTCTGATGCTTAAATTGTCAAAGTTCTAGTAGCATATATGTCAGTTGCAGGAAATAACTGATCACATTATTGCAGGAACGCAGCGCCTTCCTCGCCTTGTAGGTCTTGCCAAGTCTCTTGAAATGATGCTGGTAAGCTCTAGCTTGCAACTTTTGGCAGGATAGCTTGGGAAAACTGAGTTTGGGTGTAATTCATATTCTACTCTTCCATTCAGATGTCAAAGCCTGTAAAAGGGGAAGAAGCTCTTAGTTTAGGGCTTGTGGATGAAATAGCTACACCAGATCAACTGCTGGCTACTGCTCGTCGCTGGGCACTTGAAATTTTGGAGCGAAAAAGACCTTGGGTTTCTAGCCTTTATAAGACTGATAAGTTAGAATCTCTTGCTGAGGTTAAGGAAATACTGAAGTTTGCACGAGCTCAAATACGTAAGCAGGCTCCAAATCTCACACATCCATTGGTTTGCATTGATGTTGTGGAGGAAGGTATTATTTCAGGTCCTCGTGCTGGCCTTTTCAAGGTATTTATCTGCTTTCAATTCTCTTTTCCTGATGCTCAAGTTTCTCAGCAATATGTAATGTCAGTGAATTTCTCATATTGGCAGGAAGCTGAAGCATTTCAAGTTCTCCTTCACTCAGACACTTGTAAGAGTTTGGTCCACATTTTCTTTGCTCAACGTGGAACGACAAAGGTAAATAATTTGGTAGCTGTCTAGAGGttttttttgtgatttggaTAATAACCATCACTGACATTGTAGGCTAGCTGCTCTGAATCGGcttttgctactttgatacAATAATGTGATTCCATGGGACTTTGTAGAATCAATTGCTCTAGCAGTGAGAAGTTACCATGATATTTGTTTACTTACATTTCTTTGAAATAGTCTGACTTTCATTTCTACTTGGATAATCTAATAAGTTAAACTGCGTCACAACTTGAACTTCAGTTAGGCATGCTTCTCAATTTACTAAATGTTATCTTTCCCTCTCTAGGTAATGCATCAGATTTAACCAATTTAAATTCTCTGTCATCATGAAGTTAAATCTCCAGATACTGAAGTTTGAAAGATTACTGCATTCTAGTCTAAAGTAGACAGCTTTTTTCGTATTTCAGCCTAAGCTATTATTGACTATATTTTAAGTGACCATATCTCCAACTCCATGCAGGTTCCAGGAATCACTGACCGAGGTTTGGCTCCTAGAAGGATAAAAAAGGTTGCAATTCTTGGTGGTGGCTTAATGGGTTCTGGAATAGCAACAGCGCTGATCCTCAGTAATTATCCTGTGATCCTAAAAGAAGTCAATGAGAAATTTCTACAGGCTGGGATTGATAGAGTGAGAGGTGATGACAGATTTTTTACCTTTGGATTAGTTCATGCATGTAAGACATGATAgggaacaaattttttttttttggttaaatacaGCCAATTTGCAAAGTCGAGTCAAGAAAGGGAAAATGACTCAAGAGAAGTTTGAGAAGAATCTTTCTCTACTCAAAGGTGTCCTTGATTATGATAGCTTTAGAGATGTGGACATGGTCATAGAGGTAAAGCATATGTATAAATTGAGGTTTTGCAGTTGCATCCTCCACCCCATCCCCTTCTCTACCTCATCCTGTGGTTCCAACAATTCAATCTTGTCTGATTACTTCATGCTATTAATGTTGAAATGCAGGCTGTGATTGAGAACGTATCTTTGAAGCAGCAAATATTTGCAGATTTAGAGAAGTATTGCCCTTCTCATTGCATACTTGCGAGTAACACATCCACAATTGACTTAAATCTGATTGGTGAGAAGACCAGGTCTCACGATAGGATCATTGGAGCCCATTTTTTCAGGTAACCTTTAGTTTGCTCGTACACTAGTTTCTCTTCCCTCCTAATTTGTATCGTTGGTTGTGATTTAAACTTTTTGTATATTGTTTAATGCAGTCCAGCTCATGTTATGCCTCTTTTGGAAATTGTTCGTACCCAAAAGACATCTCCTCAAGTAATTGTGGACTTGTTAGATGTTGGGAAGAAGATAAAGAAAACCCCAGTTGTTGTTGGAAATTGCACTGGATTTGCTGTCAATAGGATGTTTTTCCCTTACACTCAAGCTGCCCTATTGCTTGTTGAACGTGGTACGGATGTGTACAAGATTGATAGAGCAATCAACAAATTTGGACTGCCAATGGGTCCTTTCAGGTAAGAGATAATAAATGTAGCTGTTTTGTATCCTTTAATCTCATTATTGATGCTGTAGGCGACAATTTACTAAAATGGTGGTGGCCTCGCGGCTTCAATGTGTCCGTGTAGATTGTGTGACCTGGTTGGATTTGGTGTTGCAATCGCAACCGGCTCTCAGTTTGTCTTAAATTTTCCTGAGAGAACTTATAAGTCGATGCTTATTCCACTCATGCAAGAAGATAAGAGAGCAGGTAAGCTCACTCGTTTGCTGGAGCTCTTGATAAATGGCTCACAATCTAATATCATGTTGCAAGTGTTGAACATGTTTAATCGGCCATACACTTGTCATAGGTGAAACTACTCGAAGAGGGTTCTATGTATATGATAACAAACGCAAAGCCAGCCCTGATCCAGAAATAAAGAAGTATATTGAGAAATCAAGAGAGATGTCTGGTGTTAAGATTGACCCGAAggttctctctctttctccctctgtgtgtgtgtgaaaaACCACCTTCATTCCATGGCAGTGTCTAATTGAGATATGCGATTTGAACCTTTTAATGAAAAAAGTTATCTACCAACTAATTGTGGTGATTTCCTACATCCAGTTGACAAAATTATCAGATAAGGATATTGTGGAGATGATATTCTTCCCTGTGGTAAATGAGGCATGCCGGGTACTTGCTGAAGGGATTGCAGTCAAATCTGCTGATCTTGACATTTCTGCCGTGATGGGAATGGGATTCCCACCTTACAGGTTTGAAATCTTTTACTGATTCAAAACATCTTCCCTATATTAGATAAGTATtgcaaaagaaaagtcaaaaaaataaaaataaaaactctgCGACACAAAGGGGTCTATATTAAAAACTATCAATGTTCTAATGATGTTATCTTCAGTCAGACTACTGACCTAATTGCATGTTAATTAATCAGGGGAGGAATTTTGTTT
It contains:
- the LOC113764888 gene encoding glyoxysomal fatty acid beta-oxidation multifunctional protein MFP-a gives rise to the protein MSSRNPKGRTTIEVGADGVAVITIFNPPVNSLSLDVLNSLKESYEQALRRDDVKAIVVTGSNGKFSGGFDITAFGGIQEGKFPAPKPGFVSIEILSDTVDAARKPSVAAIDGLALGGGLEVAMACHARISTSNAQLGLPELQLGILPGFGGTQRLPRLVGLAKSLEMMLMSKPVKGEEALSLGLVDEIATPDQLLATARRWALEILERKRPWVSSLYKTDKLESLAEVKEILKFARAQIRKQAPNLTHPLVCIDVVEEGIISGPRAGLFKEAEAFQVLLHSDTCKSLVHIFFAQRGTTKVPGITDRGLAPRRIKKVAILGGGLMGSGIATALILSNYPVILKEVNEKFLQAGIDRVRANLQSRVKKGKMTQEKFEKNLSLLKGVLDYDSFRDVDMVIEAVIENVSLKQQIFADLEKYCPSHCILASNTSTIDLNLIGEKTRSHDRIIGAHFFSPAHVMPLLEIVRTQKTSPQVIVDLLDVGKKIKKTPVVVGNCTGFAVNRMFFPYTQAALLLVERGTDVYKIDRAINKFGLPMGPFRLCDLVGFGVAIATGSQFVLNFPERTYKSMLIPLMQEDKRAGETTRRGFYVYDNKRKASPDPEIKKYIEKSREMSGVKIDPKLTKLSDKDIVEMIFFPVVNEACRVLAEGIAVKSADLDISAVMGMGFPPYRGGILFWADTFGSKYICSRLEEWANLYGGFFKPCAYLADRAAKGAPLGSTSDPAQSRL